One part of the Odontesthes bonariensis isolate fOdoBon6 chromosome 15, fOdoBon6.hap1, whole genome shotgun sequence genome encodes these proteins:
- the LOC142400518 gene encoding vitellogenin-2-like isoform X5, protein MRALVLALIVALVAGNQVNFAPEFDSGKTYKYKYEAHLLGGLPEEGLARAGVKIQSKVLIGAEAPSTIALKLIDPAIYEYSGNWPEDVFVPATKLTSALSAQLLTPIKFEYANGVVGKVFAPIGVSETVLNIHRGILNVLQLSIKKTQNVYEVQEPGIHGVCKTHYVVSEDFKAERIHLTKTKDLNHCQERIFKDIGLTGYTERCAECEARGKTMRRAVAINYVMKPSTSGALILEAMATELTQYSPFNILNGAAQMEAKQILTFLDIKKIPVEPIKADFLHRGYLKYEFGKELLQTPVQLLRISNTEAQIVETLNRLVTLNVGKAQEDSPLKFIELIQLLRVARYESIEALWSQFKAKNDYRHWMLSSIPAIGTHVALKFIKEKLIAGDLTNAEGAQALLSSVHLVTADLEAIKLLEGLAMTPKIKDNPVLHELSMLGFGSMVSKYCSENPSCPSELLRPVHELLIQALLRHDNDKLTMALKVLGNAGHPSSLKPIMRLLPGFGSAATILPHRLHIDAALALRKIAKREPRFIQEVAVQLFMNKNLHPELRMVAAIVLFETKLPMGLVTTLAKSLLRESNLQVASFVYSYMKALAKTTSPDHSSVAAACNVAIRILSPKLDRLSYRFSRAFYYDAYHNPWMVGAAASVYYINDAATVLPRAIMAKARAYVAGVYVDVLEFGVRTEGLQEALLKIPDVSAHADRLTKVKQAIKALSEWKTSPSSQPLASAYVKVLGQEIAFANIDKTIVEQIIQFVNRSETRTYGKKALAALLSGYTLHYSKPMLAAEIRRIFPTSVGLPMELSLYTAAVAAASVEVQASVSPPLPDNFSPAQLLKSDISVRAAIAPSVSMHTYAVMGVNTAFIQAAVVSRAKVHTVVPVKMAARFDMIKGYFNFQFLPVQGVNTIASAFVDTYAVARNVEDIAAAKIKPIIPAGPVTLPLRHNFISQSSRMSASSEILPIDLPRRIITKLKIPKVFVKKMCAASQIFGIKLCAEIQSRNALFLRNSIVYTIVGNHAVSLRVSPAAGPVVERIEIEVQVGEKAAEKIIKVVNMSEEEEILEDKNVLMKLKKILVPRLKNSTVVSSSSSSSRSTSSQSSSSRSSSSSSASSKSSSGSTSRSMSNMVDLLDPIIKMSRRSSSNSSSSSTSSSSSSSMSKQELYEMNFTKNHIHQHSISAEHVNSNSSAQSFESIYNKAKYLSNSVSPAVTILIRAVRADHKNQGYQIAAYYEKENARVQVIFAKLTENDNWRICADAMMLCNHKLMARIAWGIECKQHNSTIIAETGLVGKNPAVRVKMTWGRLSDSTKRYVERISEHLSRITVENGVSRTKVKNAPKQIQLTVAVASETSMNVLVKSPKSTIYKLGMGLPVSLPVGDTAAELEAYPDNWTEKMSYMLTKAHAAECTMFKDTLITFNKRKYKTEMPHSCYQVLAQDCTSELKFMVLLKRDQPQEENMINVKIENIDFDMYPKNSAIMVKVNGVEIPVSNLPYQHPAGNIQIRQRGEGISLHAPVYGLQEVFLSFSALKVKVVDWMRGQTCGLCGKADGEVKQEYSTPNERVTKNATSFAHSWVLSGQSCRDTAECYVKLESVKLEKKVTLQGEESKCYSVEPVLRCLPGCMPVRTTPVTVGYHCLPIDSNLNRSDILSSISEKSIDLRETAEAHLACHCTAQCA, encoded by the exons ATGAGGGCCCTCGTCTTGGCTCTCATCGTGGCCCTTGTGG CGGGCAACCAAGTCAACTTTG CCCCGGAGTTTGATAGTGGAAAGACCTATAAGTACAAGTATGAAGCACATCTTCTGGGCGGCCTGCCTGAAGAGGGACTGGCACGAGCGGGGGTGAAGATCCAGAGCAAAGTTTTGATCGGTGCGGAAGCTCCCAGCACCATTGCTCTAAAG CTTATAGACCCTGCAATCTATGAGTACAGTGGCAACTGGCCCGAAGATGTTTTCGTTCCAGCCACTAAGCTCACCTCAGCCTTGTCTGCTCAGCTCTTGACACCCATCAAGTTCGAATATGCCAACGGTGTGGTTGGTAAAGTGTTTGCACCGATAGGCGTCTCTGAAACTGTGCTGAATATCCACAGGGGAATCCTCAACGTCCTTCAACTGAGCATCAAGAAGACACAGAATGTGTATGAGGTGCAAGAG CCCGGAATTCATGGTGTTTGTAAGACCCACTATGTCGTCAGTGAGGATTTCAAGGCTGAACGCATCCATCTGACAAAGACCAAGGACCTAAATCACTGCCAAGAGAGAATCTTTAAGGACATCGGCTTGACAGGTTACACAGAGAGATGTGCTGAGTGTGAGGCT AGAGGAAAGACAATGAGGAGAGCAGTTGCAATAAACTATGTCATGAAGCCCTCAACCTCTGGTGCCCTGATCTTGGAGGCAATGGCTACAGAGCTCACACAATACTCACCTTTCAACATTCTGAACGGTGCTGCACAGATGGAGGCCAA ACAAATCCTGACCTTCCTGGACATCAAGAAGATCCCAGTGGAGCCCATCAAAGCTGACTTTCTTCACCGTGGATATCTGAAGTACGAATTTGGCAAAGAGCTGCTCCAGACACCAGTTCAGCTTCTGAGGATCAGCAACACAGAGGCTCAG ATTGTGGAGACATTAAACCGCCTGGTTACCCTCAATGTGGGCAAGGCCCAAGAAGATTCCCCTCTGAAGTTTATTGAGCTTATCCAGCTGCTGCGTGTGGCCAGATATGAGAGTATTGAAGCCCTCTGGAGTCAGTTCAAAGCTAAAAACGACTATAG GCACTGGATGCTGAGTTCCATCCCTGCCATTGGTACACATGTTGCTCTCAAGTTCATCAAGGAGAAGTTAATTGCTGGTGATTTGACTAATGCTGAAGGTGCTCAAGCTCTTTTGTCATCTGTGCATTTGGTGACAGCTGACCTGGAAGCCATCAAGCTTTTAGAG GGTTTGGCTATGACCCCCAAGATAAAAGATAATCCAGTTTTACATGAACTTTCCATGCTGGGCTTTGGAAGCATGGTTTCTAAATACTGTTCAGAGAATCCCTCTTGTCCATCTGAGCTTCTGAGG CCTGTCCATGAACTCCTTATTCAGGCTCTTCTAAGACACGACAATGATAAGCTCACTATGGCTCTGAAAGTTTTGGGTAATGCTGGCCATCCCAGCAGCCTGAAGCCAATCATGAGGCTCCTGCCTGGCTTTGGCAGCGCTGCTACCATCCTACCCCACAGACTTCACATTGATGCTGCCCTGGCCCTGAGGAAAATTGCAAAGAGGGAGCCCAGATTT ATCCAAGAGGTGGCCGTCCAGCTGTTCATGAACAAGAACCTCCACCCAGAGCTCCGTATGGTTGCTGCTATCGTGCTCTTTGAGACTAAGCTGCCCATGGGTCTGGTGACAACTCTTGCTAAGAGCCTCTTGAGAGAATCAAATCTTCAGGTCGCTAGTTTTGTCTACTCTTACATGAAGGCCCTTGCCAAGACCACTTCCCCTGACCATTCTTCTGT GGCTGCTGCCTGTAACGTTGCCATAAGGATCCTTAGCCCCAAACTTGACAGACTGAGCTATCGATTCAGCAGAGCTTTCTATTATGATGCCTATCACA ATCCCTGGATGGTGGGTGCAGCTGCCAGTGTCTACTACATCAATGATGCTGCAACTGTGTTGCCAAGAGCTATAATGGCAAAAGCTCGTGCTTACGTGGCTGGAGTTTATGTTGATGTTCTTGAG tTTGGAGTAAGAACTGAGGGGCTGCAGGAAGCCCTTTTGAAAATCCCTGATGTTTCAGCGCACGCAGACAGGCTCACCAAGGTTAAGCAAGCCATTAAGGCT ctttctgaatGGAAGACTTCTCCTTCAAGTCAGCCCCTGGCCTCTGCATATGTGAAAGTGCTTGGACAGGAAATTGCATTTGCAAACATTGACAAAACAATCGTTGAACAGATTATTCAG TTTGTGAACAGATCTGAAACTCGCACTTATGGCAAAAAGGCTTTGGCTGCTCTGTTATCAGGCTACACACTGCATTATTCCAAACCAATGCTGGCTGCTGAGATTCGTCGCATCTTCCCCACCTCTGTTGGTCTTCCCATGGAGCTCAGTCTCTAtactgctgctgtggctgctgcatCTGTGGAAG TGCAAGCCAGTGTGTCACCACCACTGCCTGATAACTTCAGTCCTGCCCAACTTCTAAAATCTGATATATCTGTCAGGGCTGCAATTGCTCCAAG TGTTTCCATGCATACCTATGCAGTTATGGGTGTCAATACTGCTTTCATCCAAGCTGCTGTGGTGTCAAGAGCCAAAGTCCACACAGTTGTTCCAGTAAAGATGGCAGCAAGATTTGACATGATTAAGGGCTACTTCAACTTCCAGTTCTTGCCCGTTCAGGGCGTAAATACAATTGCATCTGCATT TGTTGACACATATGCTGTTGCAAGAAACGTGGAAGACATTGCGGCTGCCAAAATCAAACCAATTATCCCAGCTGGGCCTGTGACACTGCCGTTAAGGCACAACTTCATCTCACAGAGTTCAAGGATG TCAGCATCATCTGAAATCCTTCCGATTGACCTACCAAGGCGAATTATCACCAAACTGAAAATCCCCAAAGtttttgtaaagaaaatgtGTGCCGCAAGTCAAATATTTGGAATTAAGCTCTGCGCTGAGATTCAGTCACGCAATGCCCTCTTCCTCAGAAACAGCATTGTCTACACCATAGTTGGAAATCATGCGGTTTCCTTAAGGGTTTCCCCAG CTGCTGGACCTGTAGTGGAGAGGATTGAAATCGAGGTTCAGGTTGGagaaaaagcagcagaaaagaTCATTAAAGTGGTTAACATgagtgaggaggaggaaatTCTCGAGGATAAGAATGTCTTGATGAAACTCAAGAAGATTCTGGTTCCCAGGCTGAAGAACAGCACAGTAGTCTCATCCAGTTCCAGCAGCTCTCGGTCGACCAGCTCTCAGTCCAGCAGCTCCCGCTCAAGCTCCTCCTCGTCTGCATCGTCCAAGTCTTCCTCTGGCTCCACTTCTCGCAGTATGAGTAATATGGTTGATCTTCTTGACCCTATCATCAAGATGTCAAGGAGATCTTCTAGCAATTCCTCCAGTAGCAGTACCAGCTCAAGCTCCTCCAGCTCCATGTCTAAG CAAGAACTGTATGAAATGAATTTCACCAAGAACCATATCCACCAG CATTCCATCTCAGCAGAGCATGTCAACAGCAATAGCAGTGCCCAAAGCTTTGAATCCATCTACAATAAG GCCAAGTACCTCTCTAACAGCGTCTCTCCAGCTGTCACTATTCTCATCCGTGCTGTGAGAGCCGACCACAAGAATCAGGGATACCAAATTGCAGCTTactatgaaaaagaaaatgccaGAGTGCAAGTTATTTTTGCCAAGCTGACTGAAAATGACAACTGGAGAATCTGTGCTGATGCTATGATGCTGTGCAATCACAAGCTGATG GCCAGGATTGCCTGGGGCATTGAATGCAAGCAACACAACAGTACAATCATAGCTGAAACTGGCCTTGTGGGTAAGAACCCTGCAGTCCGTGTGAAGATGACCTGGGGCCGACTCTCCGATAGCACAAAGAGATATGTAGAGAG GATCTCTGAGCACCTTTCCCGCATCACTGTGGAAAATGGAGTAAGCCGAACGAAGGTCAAGAATGCCCCAAAACAGATCCAACTGACTGTAGCTGTTGCCTCTGAAACAAGCATGAATGTTTTGGTGAAGTCACCAAAG AGTACCATTTACAAACTTGGAATGGGTCTTCCCGTTTCTCTGCCAGTTGGAGACACTGCTGCTGAGCTTGAAGCATATCCAGACAACTGGACTGAAAAGATGTCATATATGCTCACTAAGGCCCatgcag CTGAGTGCACCATGTTTAAAGACACACTGATAACATTCAACAAGAGGAAATATAAAACTGAGATGCCCCACTCATGCTACCAGGTCTTGGCTCAGGATTGCACATCAGAACTCAAATTCATGGTTCTCCTAAAGAGGGACCAACCACAGGAAGAAAACATGATCAATGTCAAGATTGAAAACAT TGATTTCGACATGTATCCTAAGAACAGCGCCATCATGGTGAAGGTTAATGGAGTAGAAATCCCTGTCAGCAACCTGCCATATCAGCATCCAGCAG GAAACATACAGATCAGACAGCGAGGAGAGGGCATCTCTCTCCATGCTCCAGTCTATGGGCTTCAAGAGGTTTTCTTAAGCTTCAGCGCTCTGAAG GTTAAAGTCGTAGACTGGATGAGGGGCCAGACATGTGGACTCTGTGGGAAGGCTGATGGTGAAGTCAAACAGGAGTACAGTACACCCAACGAACGGGTGACCAAGAATGCAACCAGCTTCGCTCATTCCTGGGTTCTATCAGGACAAAGCTGCCGCGACACAGCCG AGTGTTACGTGAAGCTTGAATCTGTGAAACTGGAGAAGAAGGTCACCCTACAAGGTGAGGAGTCCAAATGTTACTCTGTTGAGCCCGTGCTCCGGTGTCTGCCTGGATGCATGCCTGTGAGAACCACCCCTGTCACTGTCGGTTACCACTGCCTGCCCATTG ATTCAAATCTGAATCGTTCTGACATTCTGAGCAGCATCTCAGAGAAGAGCATTGACCTGAGGGAGACAGCAGAAGCCCACCTGGCCTGTCACTGCACTGCTCAGTGTGCTTAA
- the LOC142400518 gene encoding vitellogenin-2-like isoform X3 — MRALVLALIVALVAGNQVNFAPEFDSGKTYKYKYEAHLLGGLPEEGLARAGVKIQSKVLIGAEAPSTIALKLIDPAIYEYSGNWPEDVFVPATKLTSALSAQLLTPIKFEYANGVVGKVFAPIGVSETVLNIHRGILNVLQLSIKKTQNVYEVQEPGIHGVCKTHYVVSEDFKAERIHLTKTKDLNHCQERIFKDIGLTGYTERCAECEARGKTMRRAVAINYVMKPSTSGALILEAMATELTQYSPFNILNGAAQMEAKQILTFLDIKKIPVEPIKADFLHRGYLKYEFGKELLQTPVQLLRISNTEAQIVETLNRLVTLNVGKAQEDSPLKFIELIQLLRVARYESIEALWSQFKAKNDYRHWMLSSIPAIGTHVALKFIKEKLIAGDLTNAEGAQALLSSVHLVTADLEAIKLLEGLAMTPKIKDNPVLHELSMLGFGSMVSKYCSENPSCPSELLRPVHELLIQALLRHDNDKLTMALKVLGNAGHPSSLKPIMRLLPGFGSAATILPHRLHIDAALALRKIAKREPRFIQEVAVQLFMNKNLHPELRMVAAIVLFETKLPMGLVTTLAKSLLRESNLQVASFVYSYMKALAKTTSPDHSSVAAACNVAIRILSPKLDRLSYRFSRAFYYDAYHNPWMVGAAASVYYINDAATVLPRAIMAKARAYVAGVYVDVLEFGVRTEGLQEALLKIPDVSAHADRLTKVKQAIKALSEWKTSPSSQPLASAYVKVLGQEIAFANIDKTIVEQIIQFVNRSETRTYGKKALAALLSGYTLHYSKPMLAAEIRRIFPTSVGLPMELSLYTAAVAAASVEVQASVSPPLPDNFSPAQLLKSDISVRAAIAPSVSMHTYAVMGVNTAFIQAAVVSRAKVHTVVPVKMAARFDMIKGYFNFQFLPVQGVNTIASAFVDTYAVARNVEDIAAAKIKPIIPAGPVTLPLRHNFISQSSRMAYFTESRMSASSEILPIDLPRRIITKLKIPKVFVKKMCAASQIFGIKLCAEIQSRNALFLRNSIVYTIVGNHAVSLRVSPAAGPVVERIEIEVQVGEKAAEKIIKVVNMSEEEEILEDKNVLMKLKKILVPRLKNSTVVSSSSSSSRSTSSQSSSSRSSSSSSASSKSSSGSTSRSMSNMVDLLDPIIKMSRRSSSNSSSSSTSSSSSSSMSKQELYEMNFTKNHIHQHSISAEHVNSNSSAQSFESIYNKAKYLSNSVSPAVTILIRAVRADHKNQGYQIAAYYEKENARVQVIFAKLTENDNWRICADAMMLCNHKLMARIAWGIECKQHNSTIIAETGLVGKNPAVRVKMTWGRLSDSTKRYVERISEHLSRITVENGVSRTKVKNAPKQIQLTVAVASETSMNVLVKSPKSTIYKLGMGLPVSLPVGDTAAELEAYPDNWTEKMSYMLTKAHAAECTMFKDTLITFNKRKYKTEMPHSCYQVLAQDCTSELKFMVLLKRDQPQEENMINVKIENIDFDMYPKNSAIMVKVNGVEIPVSNLPYQHPAGNIQIRQRGEGISLHAPVYGLQEVFLSFSALKVKVVDWMRGQTCGLCGKADGEVKQEYSTPNERVTKNATSFAHSWVLSGQSCRDTAECYVKLESVKLEKKVTLQGEESKCYSVEPVLRCLPGCMPVRTTPVTVGYHCLPIDSNLNRSDILSSISEKSIDLRETAEAHLACHCTAQCA; from the exons ATGAGGGCCCTCGTCTTGGCTCTCATCGTGGCCCTTGTGG CGGGCAACCAAGTCAACTTTG CCCCGGAGTTTGATAGTGGAAAGACCTATAAGTACAAGTATGAAGCACATCTTCTGGGCGGCCTGCCTGAAGAGGGACTGGCACGAGCGGGGGTGAAGATCCAGAGCAAAGTTTTGATCGGTGCGGAAGCTCCCAGCACCATTGCTCTAAAG CTTATAGACCCTGCAATCTATGAGTACAGTGGCAACTGGCCCGAAGATGTTTTCGTTCCAGCCACTAAGCTCACCTCAGCCTTGTCTGCTCAGCTCTTGACACCCATCAAGTTCGAATATGCCAACGGTGTGGTTGGTAAAGTGTTTGCACCGATAGGCGTCTCTGAAACTGTGCTGAATATCCACAGGGGAATCCTCAACGTCCTTCAACTGAGCATCAAGAAGACACAGAATGTGTATGAGGTGCAAGAG CCCGGAATTCATGGTGTTTGTAAGACCCACTATGTCGTCAGTGAGGATTTCAAGGCTGAACGCATCCATCTGACAAAGACCAAGGACCTAAATCACTGCCAAGAGAGAATCTTTAAGGACATCGGCTTGACAGGTTACACAGAGAGATGTGCTGAGTGTGAGGCT AGAGGAAAGACAATGAGGAGAGCAGTTGCAATAAACTATGTCATGAAGCCCTCAACCTCTGGTGCCCTGATCTTGGAGGCAATGGCTACAGAGCTCACACAATACTCACCTTTCAACATTCTGAACGGTGCTGCACAGATGGAGGCCAA ACAAATCCTGACCTTCCTGGACATCAAGAAGATCCCAGTGGAGCCCATCAAAGCTGACTTTCTTCACCGTGGATATCTGAAGTACGAATTTGGCAAAGAGCTGCTCCAGACACCAGTTCAGCTTCTGAGGATCAGCAACACAGAGGCTCAG ATTGTGGAGACATTAAACCGCCTGGTTACCCTCAATGTGGGCAAGGCCCAAGAAGATTCCCCTCTGAAGTTTATTGAGCTTATCCAGCTGCTGCGTGTGGCCAGATATGAGAGTATTGAAGCCCTCTGGAGTCAGTTCAAAGCTAAAAACGACTATAG GCACTGGATGCTGAGTTCCATCCCTGCCATTGGTACACATGTTGCTCTCAAGTTCATCAAGGAGAAGTTAATTGCTGGTGATTTGACTAATGCTGAAGGTGCTCAAGCTCTTTTGTCATCTGTGCATTTGGTGACAGCTGACCTGGAAGCCATCAAGCTTTTAGAG GGTTTGGCTATGACCCCCAAGATAAAAGATAATCCAGTTTTACATGAACTTTCCATGCTGGGCTTTGGAAGCATGGTTTCTAAATACTGTTCAGAGAATCCCTCTTGTCCATCTGAGCTTCTGAGG CCTGTCCATGAACTCCTTATTCAGGCTCTTCTAAGACACGACAATGATAAGCTCACTATGGCTCTGAAAGTTTTGGGTAATGCTGGCCATCCCAGCAGCCTGAAGCCAATCATGAGGCTCCTGCCTGGCTTTGGCAGCGCTGCTACCATCCTACCCCACAGACTTCACATTGATGCTGCCCTGGCCCTGAGGAAAATTGCAAAGAGGGAGCCCAGATTT ATCCAAGAGGTGGCCGTCCAGCTGTTCATGAACAAGAACCTCCACCCAGAGCTCCGTATGGTTGCTGCTATCGTGCTCTTTGAGACTAAGCTGCCCATGGGTCTGGTGACAACTCTTGCTAAGAGCCTCTTGAGAGAATCAAATCTTCAGGTCGCTAGTTTTGTCTACTCTTACATGAAGGCCCTTGCCAAGACCACTTCCCCTGACCATTCTTCTGT GGCTGCTGCCTGTAACGTTGCCATAAGGATCCTTAGCCCCAAACTTGACAGACTGAGCTATCGATTCAGCAGAGCTTTCTATTATGATGCCTATCACA ATCCCTGGATGGTGGGTGCAGCTGCCAGTGTCTACTACATCAATGATGCTGCAACTGTGTTGCCAAGAGCTATAATGGCAAAAGCTCGTGCTTACGTGGCTGGAGTTTATGTTGATGTTCTTGAG tTTGGAGTAAGAACTGAGGGGCTGCAGGAAGCCCTTTTGAAAATCCCTGATGTTTCAGCGCACGCAGACAGGCTCACCAAGGTTAAGCAAGCCATTAAGGCT ctttctgaatGGAAGACTTCTCCTTCAAGTCAGCCCCTGGCCTCTGCATATGTGAAAGTGCTTGGACAGGAAATTGCATTTGCAAACATTGACAAAACAATCGTTGAACAGATTATTCAG TTTGTGAACAGATCTGAAACTCGCACTTATGGCAAAAAGGCTTTGGCTGCTCTGTTATCAGGCTACACACTGCATTATTCCAAACCAATGCTGGCTGCTGAGATTCGTCGCATCTTCCCCACCTCTGTTGGTCTTCCCATGGAGCTCAGTCTCTAtactgctgctgtggctgctgcatCTGTGGAAG TGCAAGCCAGTGTGTCACCACCACTGCCTGATAACTTCAGTCCTGCCCAACTTCTAAAATCTGATATATCTGTCAGGGCTGCAATTGCTCCAAG TGTTTCCATGCATACCTATGCAGTTATGGGTGTCAATACTGCTTTCATCCAAGCTGCTGTGGTGTCAAGAGCCAAAGTCCACACAGTTGTTCCAGTAAAGATGGCAGCAAGATTTGACATGATTAAGGGCTACTTCAACTTCCAGTTCTTGCCCGTTCAGGGCGTAAATACAATTGCATCTGCATT TGTTGACACATATGCTGTTGCAAGAAACGTGGAAGACATTGCGGCTGCCAAAATCAAACCAATTATCCCAGCTGGGCCTGTGACACTGCCGTTAAGGCACAACTTCATCTCACAGAGTTCAAGGATGGCATACTTCACGGAAAGTAGAATG TCAGCATCATCTGAAATCCTTCCGATTGACCTACCAAGGCGAATTATCACCAAACTGAAAATCCCCAAAGtttttgtaaagaaaatgtGTGCCGCAAGTCAAATATTTGGAATTAAGCTCTGCGCTGAGATTCAGTCACGCAATGCCCTCTTCCTCAGAAACAGCATTGTCTACACCATAGTTGGAAATCATGCGGTTTCCTTAAGGGTTTCCCCAG CTGCTGGACCTGTAGTGGAGAGGATTGAAATCGAGGTTCAGGTTGGagaaaaagcagcagaaaagaTCATTAAAGTGGTTAACATgagtgaggaggaggaaatTCTCGAGGATAAGAATGTCTTGATGAAACTCAAGAAGATTCTGGTTCCCAGGCTGAAGAACAGCACAGTAGTCTCATCCAGTTCCAGCAGCTCTCGGTCGACCAGCTCTCAGTCCAGCAGCTCCCGCTCAAGCTCCTCCTCGTCTGCATCGTCCAAGTCTTCCTCTGGCTCCACTTCTCGCAGTATGAGTAATATGGTTGATCTTCTTGACCCTATCATCAAGATGTCAAGGAGATCTTCTAGCAATTCCTCCAGTAGCAGTACCAGCTCAAGCTCCTCCAGCTCCATGTCTAAG CAAGAACTGTATGAAATGAATTTCACCAAGAACCATATCCACCAG CATTCCATCTCAGCAGAGCATGTCAACAGCAATAGCAGTGCCCAAAGCTTTGAATCCATCTACAATAAG GCCAAGTACCTCTCTAACAGCGTCTCTCCAGCTGTCACTATTCTCATCCGTGCTGTGAGAGCCGACCACAAGAATCAGGGATACCAAATTGCAGCTTactatgaaaaagaaaatgccaGAGTGCAAGTTATTTTTGCCAAGCTGACTGAAAATGACAACTGGAGAATCTGTGCTGATGCTATGATGCTGTGCAATCACAAGCTGATG GCCAGGATTGCCTGGGGCATTGAATGCAAGCAACACAACAGTACAATCATAGCTGAAACTGGCCTTGTGGGTAAGAACCCTGCAGTCCGTGTGAAGATGACCTGGGGCCGACTCTCCGATAGCACAAAGAGATATGTAGAGAG GATCTCTGAGCACCTTTCCCGCATCACTGTGGAAAATGGAGTAAGCCGAACGAAGGTCAAGAATGCCCCAAAACAGATCCAACTGACTGTAGCTGTTGCCTCTGAAACAAGCATGAATGTTTTGGTGAAGTCACCAAAG AGTACCATTTACAAACTTGGAATGGGTCTTCCCGTTTCTCTGCCAGTTGGAGACACTGCTGCTGAGCTTGAAGCATATCCAGACAACTGGACTGAAAAGATGTCATATATGCTCACTAAGGCCCatgcag CTGAGTGCACCATGTTTAAAGACACACTGATAACATTCAACAAGAGGAAATATAAAACTGAGATGCCCCACTCATGCTACCAGGTCTTGGCTCAGGATTGCACATCAGAACTCAAATTCATGGTTCTCCTAAAGAGGGACCAACCACAGGAAGAAAACATGATCAATGTCAAGATTGAAAACAT TGATTTCGACATGTATCCTAAGAACAGCGCCATCATGGTGAAGGTTAATGGAGTAGAAATCCCTGTCAGCAACCTGCCATATCAGCATCCAGCAG GAAACATACAGATCAGACAGCGAGGAGAGGGCATCTCTCTCCATGCTCCAGTCTATGGGCTTCAAGAGGTTTTCTTAAGCTTCAGCGCTCTGAAG GTTAAAGTCGTAGACTGGATGAGGGGCCAGACATGTGGACTCTGTGGGAAGGCTGATGGTGAAGTCAAACAGGAGTACAGTACACCCAACGAACGGGTGACCAAGAATGCAACCAGCTTCGCTCATTCCTGGGTTCTATCAGGACAAAGCTGCCGCGACACAGCCG AGTGTTACGTGAAGCTTGAATCTGTGAAACTGGAGAAGAAGGTCACCCTACAAGGTGAGGAGTCCAAATGTTACTCTGTTGAGCCCGTGCTCCGGTGTCTGCCTGGATGCATGCCTGTGAGAACCACCCCTGTCACTGTCGGTTACCACTGCCTGCCCATTG ATTCAAATCTGAATCGTTCTGACATTCTGAGCAGCATCTCAGAGAAGAGCATTGACCTGAGGGAGACAGCAGAAGCCCACCTGGCCTGTCACTGCACTGCTCAGTGTGCTTAA